One genomic window of Devosia salina includes the following:
- the hemN gene encoding oxygen-independent coproporphyrinogen III oxidase encodes MYSTPSELVERYSRPVPRYTSYPTAPHFHAGVDSATYASWLRHLPREATLSLYLHIPYCDRLCWFCGCHTKHTLRYEPVADYLKALYAEIDWVSQQLEGRGRVTAIHLGGGSPTLLTPEDLLALKVKLGSAFTLSPNAEISIEIDPNDLDEGRYDAMAAFGLTRASIGVQDFDPRVQKAINRQQSFGQTRAVVEAMRARGVGSVNLDLIYGLPYQTMTGLGRTISQALDLAPDRVALFGYAHVPWMKPHQKMIPEEALPNQHARYEQAVMAGQMLVEAGLEPIGFDHFARPEDSLAVAARLGRLRRNFQGYTDDAADALIGLGASAIGQLPQGYVQNITATGEYSKAALAGAGATAKGFALSATDKLRAHAIATLLCRFRLEARDLAGFGAAGKALMGEAAAIALTDADGLTEMRDGVFSVTERGRPFVRAIAARFDTYLGAGAARHSAAV; translated from the coding sequence GTGTATTCCACCCCATCCGAACTGGTCGAACGCTATAGCCGGCCTGTCCCCCGCTACACCAGCTATCCCACGGCGCCGCATTTCCATGCCGGCGTCGACAGCGCGACCTATGCCTCCTGGCTGCGGCACCTGCCGCGCGAGGCGACGCTCTCGCTCTATCTGCACATTCCCTATTGCGACCGGCTGTGCTGGTTCTGCGGCTGCCACACCAAGCACACATTGCGCTATGAGCCGGTGGCCGACTATCTCAAGGCGCTTTATGCCGAGATCGATTGGGTCAGCCAGCAGCTGGAAGGGCGCGGCCGGGTCACCGCCATCCATCTGGGCGGCGGGTCGCCAACCCTGCTGACGCCCGAGGATCTGCTGGCGCTCAAGGTCAAGCTTGGCAGTGCCTTCACCCTCTCCCCCAATGCCGAAATCAGCATCGAGATCGACCCTAATGATCTCGACGAGGGGCGCTATGACGCCATGGCGGCGTTCGGCCTGACCCGCGCCAGCATCGGCGTGCAGGATTTCGATCCGCGCGTGCAGAAGGCGATCAATCGCCAGCAAAGCTTCGGACAGACCCGCGCGGTGGTCGAGGCGATGCGGGCGCGCGGGGTCGGCTCGGTCAATCTCGATCTCATCTATGGCCTGCCCTACCAGACCATGACCGGCCTTGGCCGCACCATTTCCCAGGCACTCGACCTGGCGCCTGACCGGGTTGCCCTGTTCGGCTACGCCCATGTGCCCTGGATGAAGCCGCACCAGAAGATGATCCCCGAGGAGGCATTGCCCAACCAGCATGCCCGCTACGAACAGGCCGTGATGGCCGGGCAGATGCTGGTGGAGGCCGGGCTCGAGCCGATCGGCTTTGATCACTTTGCCCGCCCCGAGGACAGTCTCGCCGTAGCAGCACGGCTGGGTCGGCTGCGCCGCAATTTCCAGGGCTATACCGATGATGCCGCCGACGCGCTGATCGGGCTGGGTGCCTCGGCCATCGGGCAATTGCCGCAGGGCTATGTGCAGAACATCACCGCCACCGGCGAATACAGCAAGGCGGCTCTGGCCGGCGCGGGCGCGACCGCCAAGGGCTTTGCGCTCTCGGCCACCGACAAGCTGCGCGCCCACGCCATTGCCACCCTGCTCTGCCGCTTTCGCCTTGAGGCGCGCGACCTTGCGGGCTTCGGCGCGGCGGGCAAGGCCTTGATGGGCGAGGCCGCGGCCATCGCCCTCACCGATGCCGATGGGCTGACCGAAATGCGCGACGGCGTATTCAGCGTCA
- a CDS encoding DMT family transporter — MSSRTSGLFLSAAGIALMCCMDAVAKALGAELTTFQVVFVRFLGAALWLALWIGLTRGQWPRPTDFGRQALRGVMLVATASMFFYAVTNLELAVVAALGMTAPLYVTLIGAIVLKERLDGRAVLALALGAAGAGIIILGGGGLSLESLHGSALAWAAALLAPVSYASILALLKHHSGREEPAAMTLGQSAVAALLALPLALGQMPVISGSTPGLVVLIGLLGAAGFLLVINGLRRLPVTVFAIIDYTGLLWAALLGLVFFGEMPAMSFWFGAVLIVGACVLNSGRRAVPATIG; from the coding sequence ATGTCGTCCCGGACCAGCGGTCTTTTTCTCAGTGCCGCCGGCATTGCCCTGATGTGCTGCATGGACGCGGTGGCCAAGGCGCTGGGCGCCGAACTGACCACCTTCCAGGTGGTGTTCGTGCGCTTTCTCGGCGCCGCCCTCTGGCTGGCGCTATGGATCGGGCTGACGCGCGGGCAATGGCCGCGGCCAACCGATTTCGGGCGGCAGGCCTTGCGCGGCGTCATGCTGGTGGCGACCGCCTCGATGTTCTTTTATGCGGTGACCAATCTGGAACTGGCCGTGGTGGCGGCGCTCGGCATGACCGCCCCGCTCTATGTGACGCTGATCGGCGCCATCGTGCTCAAGGAGCGGCTCGATGGCCGGGCCGTGCTGGCCCTGGCGCTGGGCGCCGCGGGGGCAGGCATCATCATTCTCGGTGGCGGCGGCCTGTCGCTCGAAAGCCTGCACGGTTCGGCCCTGGCCTGGGCCGCAGCGCTGCTGGCGCCGGTGAGCTATGCCAGCATCCTGGCGCTGCTCAAGCATCATTCCGGCCGCGAGGAGCCGGCGGCCATGACGCTGGGGCAATCGGCCGTTGCGGCGCTTCTGGCCCTGCCGCTGGCACTGGGCCAGATGCCCGTCATCAGCGGGTCCACACCCGGGCTCGTGGTGCTGATCGGGCTTCTGGGTGCCGCCGGCTTCCTCCTGGTGATCAATGGCCTGCGCCGCCTGCCGGTCACGGTCTTTGCCATTATCGACTATACCGGCCTGCTCTGGGCGGCGCTTCTGGGCCTCGTCTTCTTCGGCGAGATGCCGGCCATGTCCTTCTGGTTCGGCGCGGTGCTGATCGTGGGCGCCTGCGTGCTCAATAGCGGCCGCCGGGCCGTGCCGGCCACGATCGGCTGA
- a CDS encoding acyl-CoA dehydrogenase family protein codes for MASGETTSTTSRALEAAGDAEAARDIGALDSAASGADRKLAPTRRGLVERLIYGPAPGADELRAGGLMATDLARKGHEVVDAALKVLASGEAFTVDGKLSGALRQALAAEGAYGLTVPPEFGGRGESYLQLAAVEEALAANGLGPMAVEVSGHLTIGAGWLLAYGTDAQKSTFLPLVAEGVPMGFALTEVGTGVNAKKIEAYVETDASGDYRLFAEGSRNKLWITNARHGALVGIVARLGQGGRQLGLFLTRLPEADVEAAEAGWSFRCTPSGVAAFTANDNSRLHFSNYPIPKASRIEGDGVEVLFYSLRLGRCMLAAMSAGYQRMLAADAAHYARQRLGVGGLVIRHELPRLAIGRMLGGSLQARALAFLALSQDASGADLAGLRDLTKSAAAQTGLESMAACEHVLGGRSFAAASRVNAARANLHLFGVVEGEDEMIRMGMVRDVTLPFVERYLAPLLGELQAVNRDAAGGPVPPEQRILRLGLSTMLRHPKRTAKAMLGLIRSPALYRLAGWMIRNLGALVMPVASGAGRGLPDSLKAHADFAERELVRLRWTYLRLSLDFQLELASAQIVLQRFGQQVEWLVSILALCHHAAAEDETQWRVADLQCTLLRERVRAGRAGLRTRQLRALRRRIAATGEDMAEGCSSLLAGLAPEPYAHPFDTATGR; via the coding sequence ATGGCATCTGGCGAAACAACGTCGACGACATCGCGGGCGCTGGAGGCGGCGGGAGATGCGGAGGCGGCGCGCGACATCGGCGCCTTGGACAGCGCTGCGAGTGGCGCCGACCGCAAGCTGGCGCCGACGCGGCGCGGGCTGGTGGAGCGGCTGATCTATGGTCCGGCCCCCGGCGCCGACGAATTGCGGGCCGGTGGGCTCATGGCGACGGACCTGGCCCGCAAGGGACACGAAGTGGTCGATGCCGCGCTCAAGGTCCTGGCCAGCGGCGAGGCCTTCACGGTCGATGGCAAGCTTTCGGGCGCATTGCGGCAGGCCCTGGCGGCTGAGGGCGCCTATGGCCTGACGGTGCCGCCCGAATTCGGCGGGCGCGGCGAAAGCTATCTGCAACTGGCCGCAGTCGAGGAGGCATTGGCGGCCAATGGGCTGGGGCCCATGGCGGTGGAAGTGTCCGGGCACCTCACCATCGGCGCCGGCTGGCTGCTTGCCTATGGCACGGACGCGCAGAAAAGCACCTTCCTGCCTTTGGTGGCCGAGGGCGTGCCCATGGGCTTTGCGCTGACCGAGGTTGGTACCGGGGTCAACGCCAAGAAGATCGAAGCCTATGTTGAGACCGATGCATCCGGCGATTATCGGCTCTTTGCCGAGGGTTCGCGCAACAAGCTCTGGATCACCAATGCGCGGCATGGCGCGCTGGTCGGCATCGTGGCGCGTCTCGGGCAGGGCGGGCGGCAGCTGGGCCTGTTCCTGACGCGCCTGCCGGAGGCCGATGTCGAGGCGGCCGAAGCCGGCTGGTCGTTCCGCTGCACCCCATCGGGGGTGGCGGCCTTCACCGCCAATGACAATAGCCGGCTGCATTTTTCCAATTATCCCATCCCCAAGGCCAGCAGGATCGAGGGCGATGGGGTCGAGGTGCTGTTCTACAGCCTGCGCCTGGGGCGCTGCATGCTCGCCGCCATGTCGGCGGGCTATCAGCGCATGCTTGCCGCCGATGCTGCGCACTATGCCCGGCAACGGCTGGGCGTGGGTGGGTTGGTGATCCGGCATGAACTGCCTCGGCTCGCCATCGGGCGCATGCTGGGCGGGTCGCTGCAGGCGCGGGCGCTGGCCTTTCTGGCGCTGAGCCAGGATGCCAGCGGCGCCGATCTCGCCGGATTGCGGGACCTGACCAAGTCGGCCGCCGCCCAGACCGGGCTGGAGTCGATGGCGGCGTGCGAGCATGTGCTGGGCGGGCGCAGCTTCGCCGCGGCGAGCCGGGTCAATGCGGCGCGGGCCAATCTGCATCTGTTCGGCGTGGTCGAGGGCGAGGACGAGATGATCCGCATGGGCATGGTGCGCGACGTCACCCTGCCCTTTGTCGAACGCTATCTGGCGCCGCTCCTGGGAGAATTGCAGGCGGTCAATCGCGACGCAGCGGGCGGGCCTGTGCCGCCGGAGCAGCGCATCCTGCGCCTTGGGCTCAGCACCATGCTGCGTCACCCCAAGCGGACGGCAAAGGCCATGCTGGGCCTCATCCGCAGTCCCGCGCTCTATCGGCTCGCCGGATGGATGATCCGCAATCTCGGCGCTCTCGTCATGCCGGTGGCGTCGGGGGCCGGCCGCGGCTTGCCCGACAGCCTCAAGGCGCATGCCGATTTCGCGGAGCGGGAACTGGTGCGGCTGCGCTGGACCTATCTGCGCCTCAGCCTCGACTTCCAGCTCGAACTGGCCAGCGCCCAGATCGTGCTGCAGCGCTTCGGCCAGCAGGTGGAGTGGCTGGTGTCGATCCTCGCCCTTTGTCACCACGCCGCCGCCGAGGACGAGACGCAATGGCGCGTTGCCGACCTGCAATGCACGCTACTGCGCGAACGGGTGCGGGCGGGCAGGGCCGGGCTGCGGACCCGGCAATTGCGGGCCCTGCGCCGCCGCATCGCCGCCACCGGCGAGGACATGGCGGAGGGGTGCTCGAGCCTGCTGGCGGGGCTGG